The genomic DNA TTCCCGCAGCGTTTTGTTGGCGCCGGTGGGGGCGTTTCTCTGGCAGCGGCGGTTGCCGGCGCTGATGTCGCCACTGCCGATTCGTAAAACCATCCACTGGCTGCTGTCGAACAAACCCACGCTGTTCGCGCGCAAGTTTTCCAACCAGACCTGGACGCCCGCGCAGTACCAGCGCATGGGCGCCGGCTATGCGCGCTGCCGTGCGTTTGTGCCGCACTGGGATCTGATTCGCGCCGATACCGCACTGCCGCTGCTGGAGTGGATCACCGATCCGGTCGAGCTGGTTTGGGGCGATCAGGACGCTGTGCTCGGTATCGAGCAAGCGGCGGCATGGTCGGCGATTCTAGCCCGCGCTGATCTGACCATCAGCCTCAAACCCGGCTGGGGTCATTACCCGTGGATCGACTCGCCCGCGCAGTTCGCGCAGTGGCTGGAGTCGGGCGAGCGCGGGTTTGTCGCGCACACCAAGGGCGGTCGTTTGCGCCTGGCTAAACTGGCGCGACAAGCGGTGCCGGCAGCGCTGACGCTCAACGATTGCGCCGATCCGCGTCTACCAGCATTTCTCGCCGCCCAACCCGACGTGACCTGGGCGGTGCGCTCCTCCAGTTATGGCGAAGATCAGGCTGATTCGGCGAATGCCGGTTTGAGCACAACCTATCTGCGCGAGCCGACTGCCAACGTGCCAACACGCATCGCCGAACTGACGGCCGAAGGCGTCGAGGAAGTGGTGGTGCAGCGCTTCATCACGCCTGTAGTTTCCGGGATCGCTTTTGTGCGCCATCTCTCGGTAGAACTTGAGTGGGTTGAAGGCCATCTCGAATCGCTCGCCGACGGTCAAGTCAGCCCCTCGCGGGCAACGCTTTCGCGGCTCGGCGATGCGTGGCGCAGCGGCACATTCACGCCGTCCCACGGCTTGACCGAAGACCTGCTATGGCGCTTTCTGCAAGACGTGTTGCGCGTGTTCCACTACGTGCCCGGGGACGTCGAATGGGCCTGGGACGGCGCGCAATTGTGGCTGCTGCAATACCGGCCGATCAGCGACTACGGCTGGCGCCGGCACCTGACCGCCGCGAACATCGCCGAGATCCTGCCGCCGCAACCGAGCGTACTGGTGGAATACGCTCAACGCCGCGCGGCAGCGAGTATCCCGGCGATCATGGCGCGTTGGGATGCACGGGTGCCTTCGAATGAACATCCCCACAATGACTTGCGTCGATGGAGTTATAGCGTGAAAGGATTTTCGGTTCTTCTCGGCAGCTTGATATTGGCTGCCGCGTCCATGGCATTCGCAGCCGATCCAACCTTCAAGGATTACACCGTCACGCCAGTTTTCACCGGCCCCAACCATAAGCTGGTGCTGCAAGAAAACAGCAGCCCAATGATGGATCAGGCACGGGTGCAAGCCCTGAAAGGCAAGGTCAACTTCGCCGGCCATTACATCCTGCACAGGCTCGGCTGTGGCGGCAGCGCCATTTGCGGCGAAGTGCTGGACGCTCAGACTGGGGAAGTCGTTGGCGGTCTGCCGAATGCTTACGACGGCAGCACCTTCGGCATGGTTTACCAGCCCGACAGCCGCTTGATCATCGTGTCCGGCATCACGCTCGACGGCGAAGAAGATGCCCAAGGGAATGCTTTGGAAAGTGGTAACCGGGACCGTTACTACGAATTTGTGAACAATGAATTCCGGCTGCTGAGCATGACCGACGTGGAATCGTCGCCGATAGATGAGGAGTGAGTGGATGAATCGTCTTCTCGCGGGCAGCCTTAAGTGGTTGATGATTGTCATGAGCCTGACAGCTTCAGCCAATGCCTTGTCTGAAAATATTCAGATCGTGGGGGTTGGCGGGCACTTAGTGACATTGAAGGACAAGACATGGGGCAGGCCTGCTGCGGAGGCGGCGGTTGCCTCGTTTACCGCCAATGGAAAAACGTTTCCCCTCTATGTACCCGCGGTGGGTACTGAAACGCATGAGGCTTGGTTAAGTCCCGACAAGAAAACATTGCTCCTCCTTCAGACTCTGTATGGCGTTGTCATTGGCCAGGAGGGTGAAGAAATCCCAACAGAGGAAACTGGTTGCGGGGTCATTTCGATGGAGACCGGTTGCGTGCTCAGTCAGCCTGCAGCCAGGTTTTGCTACGGCAAGTGGGAGGGCAATCGGTGGACTTCCGGGGAAGAGGATGCGCCTGACCTCGTCCTGCAGACGCCGTCTCCAAAGGACTTATTGAAGCAGGTCTCAAATATTGAGATGCCGCAATCTCGCGTGGAAGAACTCGCATTCAATCTTCGCACTATAAGTCCAGAGTCCTATATGGCTTGTCACCCACCAGCGCGCAATGTTCAAGCTTTTAACGACTTGGCCTTCTATTTGGCCGAGGGCGGTAGAGATGAGTTGGCGCTGAAGTTTTATCGCGGCGTTGAGGCCGTTGGTAAACGCACGGTGCTGATGTTCAACATCGCCGATTCACTCTGGCGCCTCGATCGTACAGACGAAGCGCAACGCTATTACAGTCAGTACCGCGACGCGATGAGCGCCGACGGCAAGGCGCAGAAAGTTCCGCAACGAGTCATTGAGCGAACTGCACATCAAGGAATGAAAAATTGAACAGGATTGTCCGCTTTATCGCGTTACCTCTTGGGATGCTATGCGCGTTATATGCGCACGCCGAGGACGAATGCGAAGTCATTACCTCTAGCTTGGAATTTAATCAATGCGTGGCGGCCGAACTTAAGCGGGCCGACGCCAACCTCAATGCCAGCTACAAAAAGCTGATGGCAAGGTTTGAGGTTCAGCAAAAACGCGACCCTGAACAGGGCAAGGCTTTCATGGCCATCGCCAGAGAGTCACAGCGTGCGTGGATCAAGTTGCGCGATACCACATGCCCGCTCGAAGCCACGGATATCGACCCTGATACGGCGCTTCACTCTACAACCGTCGATAGCTGCATCATCAGAATGAGCCTGGAACGCGCGGCATATCTGGACAGGATCGTGGCAGATGACTCGGGTGATGTGGTTGATATGAATAAGGTGTCCAGATCCGGCGCGAAGCGTTACCAGGATGTAGTCGCGCGCTATCTCTACTCGTTCGACAACCCATGCTTGACGGTCCAAATTCTCGCGCCTGACGGTGGATGGCGAGTGTTGTCATTGACGCGGTTCTGCAGTTTTGACGGCAAGTCATTCCAGTCCGGTTACGCCGATGCTGGATTCGAGGCCCCTGTATTTACAGATGACGGTCTGCACCTGACGTTAAGCACTACGGAGCTTCGCGCGCCCGGTGAGAAGCGTCGCGCCTGTGTGATTCCGATCAAGAACGAGCAAATAAAAGCGCTGAAATGTGGCGAACCTGAGTCATCGTGATGCCCTCGCGCTAGTTATTGAAGATTGATCAATTCGTCGATCGACAAGGAAGTAATGGAAGTGAACAGGTTTTCAAGTTGTGTGTGCTTGCTCGCATCGATCATCGGTTTTACCGCGCAAACGGCAACGGCGGATGACCTGCAAACCATCAAGCAAATGCATCCGCCGGTGGTGGCAACGGTGGGCGGGCAGAAGATCACCGTGTTGTTCTTGAAGAACACACTCAAAGGTCAGACGACAGGCGCCTACGTTCCCGGTGGGGAGGTTTTCTACACGACAATGAGTGCCACGAGGCCAGAACTCTCGTTTGTGGCGCCGCTCGTGGGTGATGAAGTCGCATCGGTGTTTTTTTTCGAACGCAAATTCCCTGAGCGAGCGGGGAAGTCCCTTTACGTGCTCATGAGGCAAAAAGAGGCAAACGGTGGTTTCGAAGGCTACACCTATTGGACGCTGGAACTGCCACTCATCAAGCAGGGCGAACAGTTGTCGTTGCGGTTTTTTCGCGGTGATCCACCAGACCCCGAATTGCAGGATTGCCGAGACGGCCGAGACCTTGAAAACGGCGTCGATGTTGTGTGTGCCTACAAGGATGCAACTAGTATCAAAAAGCGTCTGGCAGACCTTGATGCAAAAATCATTGCCGATTCGAAACTGCAACAGGAGATCCGCCAGAAAGCGTTAAAGATCGACGGTGAAGTGTGTCCCTCGCCCGACTTTTCAACATTCCTCTCAGCCTTCTCTGAACGCGCGGAGTTGCAGAAAGCCTTCGTCCTACAGCCGCTGAAAATGGTCACAACCGTGGCCGGCGACCCCGAGCCCGAGATGCAAAAAAACAGTCTCAGCGGTGATCAGCTCAAGTTCCCAATAATCCCGGATCTGGCGAAGCGAGAGGCCCAGGGCCTGACGTTGACCGTAAAGGAAGAGCAGGGTGATCACGCCGTCGCCATCCTGCAGAAACCGGATACCGATTATGTATTCGAGTATCGGTTTGTTCGTGGGCAATGCTGGTGGCTTGAAGAAGTGATGGATTACTCGCTTTGAAACAGGTGGCAAGTTGAAAAGATTAGGCTTGATCGCGTTATTGCTGTGTTCTTTCTCTGTGGGGGCAGGGCCGATGTTCCCGTCACTCGAGTCTTGCATGGCCGCCGACAGCGACTGTGCGCTGGCGCTGAAAGACGATTTCCTTGTAGACGCTAAGTCCGGGCAAAGTCTCTCCGAAAGGCCGGTATCGGCCGGAGCGATGAGTGTTTTCTGGCTGTATCGAGATGGTGAGCGCTACATCCTGGAGGAGGAAAACTCATCAAAGGCGAAGTCGCGTCGCTGGCTGGTATTCACCTACGACAGCGGAAAAGTGGTGCTCGACGGCGCTTATGTTTTCTCGATCGACATTGATATGAACACCGGGCCCTATTGGCATGGCTACGACTGCCGAGGTGATGCCAAGCCGTTCGCCGTGCCCACGAAAGATCCGTTCAATGAAGTCG from Pseudomonas baetica includes the following:
- a CDS encoding tetratricopeptide repeat protein → MNRLLAGSLKWLMIVMSLTASANALSENIQIVGVGGHLVTLKDKTWGRPAAEAAVASFTANGKTFPLYVPAVGTETHEAWLSPDKKTLLLLQTLYGVVIGQEGEEIPTEETGCGVISMETGCVLSQPAARFCYGKWEGNRWTSGEEDAPDLVLQTPSPKDLLKQVSNIEMPQSRVEELAFNLRTISPESYMACHPPARNVQAFNDLAFYLAEGGRDELALKFYRGVEAVGKRTVLMFNIADSLWRLDRTDEAQRYYSQYRDAMSADGKAQKVPQRVIERTAHQGMKN
- a CDS encoding lysozyme inhibitor LprI family protein, with translation MNRIVRFIALPLGMLCALYAHAEDECEVITSSLEFNQCVAAELKRADANLNASYKKLMARFEVQQKRDPEQGKAFMAIARESQRAWIKLRDTTCPLEATDIDPDTALHSTTVDSCIIRMSLERAAYLDRIVADDSGDVVDMNKVSRSGAKRYQDVVARYLYSFDNPCLTVQILAPDGGWRVLSLTRFCSFDGKSFQSGYADAGFEAPVFTDDGLHLTLSTTELRAPGEKRRACVIPIKNEQIKALKCGEPESS